A single region of the Pyricularia oryzae 70-15 chromosome 4, whole genome shotgun sequence genome encodes:
- a CDS encoding elongation factor 1-alpha, with protein MGNKEKSHLNVVVIGHVDSGKSTTTGHLIYKLKGIDQRTIEKYEKEAAELGKGSFKYAWVLDKLKAERERGITIDIALWKFETAKYQVTVIDAPGHRDFIKNMITGTSQADCAILVIGAGTGEFEAGISKDGQTREHALLAFTLGVRQLIVAVNKMDTAKWAQSRYDEIVKETSNFLKKIGFNPDSVPFVPISGFNGDHMISESADIKGNISPNAPWYKGWTKTVNKDGKKEKVIGGASLQDAIDDVTPPTRPTDKPLRLPLQDVYKIGGIGTVPVGRIETGILKPGMVVTFAPANVTTEVKSVEMHHQQLPEGVPGDNVGFNVKNVSVKDIRRGNVAGDSKNDPPMGCASFNAQVIILNHPGQVGAGYAPVLDCHTAHIACKFSEILEKLDRRTGKSIESNPKFIKSGDAAIVKMIPSKPMCVETFSEYPPLGRFAVRDMRQTVAVGVIKSVDKSQGTQGKVTKSAAKAAKK; from the exons ATGGGTAACAAGGAGAAGAGCCATCTTAAC gtcgtcgtcatcgg ACACGTCGACTCCGGAAAGTCCACGACT ACCGGCCACTTGATCTACAAGCTGAAGGGTATTGACCAGCGTACGATCGAGAAGTACGAGAAG GAAGCCGCTGAGTTGGGCAAGGGTTCCTTCAAGTATGCCTGGGTTCTTGACAAGCTCAAGGCCGAGCGTGAGCGCGGTATCACCATCGACATTGCTCTTTGGAAGTTCGAGACCGCCAAGTACCAGGTCACCGTCATTG ACGCCCCCGGTCACCGTGATTTCATCAAGAACATGATTACTGGTACTTCGCAGGCCGACTGCGCCATTCTGGTCATCGGTGCCGGTACCGGTGAGTTCGAGGCTGGTATCTCCAAGGATGGCCAGACCCGTGAGCACGCTCTGCTCGCTTTCACCCTGGGTGTTAGGCAGCTCATTGTTGCCGTCAACAAGATGGACACTGCCAAGTGGGCCCAGTCCCGTTACGACGAGATTGTCAAGGAGACCTCCAACTTCTTGAAGAAGATTGGTTTCAACCCTGACTCCGTCCCCTTCGTTCCCATCTCCGGTTTCAACGGTGACCACATGATCTCGGAGTCCGCCGACATCAAGGGCAACATCTCCCCTAACGCTCCTTGGTACAAGGGCTGGACCAAGACCGTCAACAAGGACGGTAAGAAGGAGAAGGTCATCGGTGGTGCTTCGCTCCAGGACGCCATTGACGACGTCACCCCTCCCACTCGTCCCACCGACAAGCCCCTCCGTCTTCCCCTCCAGGATGTCTACAAGATCGGTGGTATCGGCACAGTCCCCGTCGGCCGTATCGAGACTGGTATCCTCAAGCCCGGTATGGTCGTTACCTTCGCCCCCGCCAACGTCACCACTGAAGTCAAGTCCGTGGAGAtgcaccaccagcagctcCCCGAGGGTGTCCCCGGTGACAACGTTGGTTTCAACGTCAAGAACGTGTCCGTCAAGGACATTCGCCGTGGTAACGTCGCTGGTGACAGCAAGAACGACCCTCCTATGGGCTGCGCTTCGTTCAACGCTCAGGTCATCATCCTGAACCACCCCGGCCAGGTCGGTGCTGGTTACGCCCCCGTTCTGGACTGCCACACTGCCCACATCGCCTGCAAGTTCTCTGAGATCCTTGAGAAGCTTGACCGCCGTACCGGCAAGTCCATCGAGTCCAACCCCAAGTTCATCAAGTCGGGTGACGCTGCCATCGTCAAGATGATTCCGTCCAAGCCCATGTGTGTCGAGACTTTCTCCGAGTACCCTCCCCTTGGTCGTTTCGCCGTCCGTGACATGCGTCAGACCGTCGCTGTCGGTGTCATCAAGAGCGTCGACAAGTCCCAGGGTACCCAGGGCAAG GTCACCAAGTCCGCTGCCAAGGCCGCCAAGAAATAA